The Fulvivirga ligni genome window below encodes:
- a CDS encoding porin family protein, with protein sequence MKQKTIILLAIGILGSFCCNAQIRDSDVQVLDSDNYPNYKEKRRNYDNPIYLGVKAGMNISNTYNTDGDNFETDSKLGVAAGFYALIPVGDFFGIQPEILLSQKGFNATGQLLDMPYVIKRTTTYIDIPILFAFRPISVLSIMAGLQYSYLLIEKNSFDNAQTSMEQEQEFENDKSRKSTICVVIGPDVNFYRMVISGRLGWDLRKNNGYESLITPTYKNYWGQIMVGYRF encoded by the coding sequence ATGAAACAAAAGACAATAATATTATTAGCAATTGGCATATTGGGCAGTTTTTGCTGCAATGCACAAATACGGGATAGTGATGTGCAAGTACTCGATAGTGATAACTATCCCAATTATAAAGAAAAACGCAGGAATTATGATAACCCCATTTATCTAGGTGTAAAAGCAGGAATGAACATCTCTAACACTTACAATACTGATGGTGACAATTTTGAAACAGACTCCAAGTTAGGCGTAGCCGCTGGTTTTTATGCGTTGATACCCGTTGGTGATTTTTTTGGGATTCAACCAGAAATTTTATTATCGCAAAAAGGATTCAACGCTACTGGTCAATTGCTCGACATGCCCTACGTGATCAAGCGTACCACCACTTATATTGATATTCCAATATTATTTGCATTTAGGCCAATTAGTGTCTTAAGCATAATGGCAGGATTACAATATTCTTACCTATTGATAGAAAAAAACAGTTTTGATAATGCTCAAACCAGTATGGAACAGGAACAGGAATTTGAAAATGACAAAAGCCGTAAAAGCACCATATGCGTTGTCATAGGACCAGACGTTAACTTCTATCGTATGGTGATAAGTGGTAGACTTGGATGGGATTTAAGAAAAAATAATGGATATGAATCTTTAATAACCCCAACGTATAAAAATTACTGGGGCCAGATTATGGTTGGCTACAGGTTCTAA
- a CDS encoding SDR family oxidoreductase, with translation MGKLNNKVALITGGNSGIGLATAELFAGEGAKVAITGRDENTLKDAANQIGNETLAIKADVLNLASLDDAFREVESKIGKIDVLIVNAGIFKGAPLTDFSEALFDEIVDINFKGTFFTVQKALPYLNDGASIVITGSAAAEVGVENASVYSASKAAVRALARNFSADLLSRKIRVNVLSPGHVETPIHGRLGLSPEQVKGLREELASGVPIKRVGTAEEMAKGYLFLASDESSFMLGTEIVVDGGWSQL, from the coding sequence ATGGGAAAACTAAATAACAAGGTAGCATTAATTACAGGTGGAAATAGTGGAATTGGTTTAGCAACCGCTGAACTTTTTGCAGGTGAAGGCGCAAAAGTGGCCATTACTGGTAGGGATGAAAATACTTTGAAAGATGCTGCCAATCAAATCGGAAATGAAACCTTAGCTATAAAAGCTGATGTCCTCAATCTAGCTTCTTTAGATGATGCTTTTCGGGAAGTTGAATCAAAAATTGGCAAGATAGATGTCCTAATTGTAAATGCTGGTATATTTAAAGGAGCTCCTCTTACAGACTTTTCGGAAGCGCTTTTTGATGAAATCGTAGATATCAATTTTAAAGGGACTTTCTTCACGGTCCAGAAAGCTTTGCCCTATTTGAATGACGGCGCTTCAATTGTAATTACTGGTTCTGCTGCTGCAGAAGTGGGAGTTGAGAATGCATCTGTTTATTCGGCAAGCAAAGCAGCGGTTCGCGCCTTAGCCCGTAACTTTTCTGCAGACTTATTGAGTCGTAAAATTCGGGTTAATGTATTGTCTCCTGGGCACGTAGAAACTCCAATTCACGGAAGATTAGGCTTGTCTCCAGAGCAAGTAAAAGGGCTACGCGAGGAATTAGCGAGCGGGGTACCTATAAAACGTGTTGGTACTGCAGAAGAGATGGCCAAGGGCTATTTATTTTTGGCCAGTGATGAATCTTCATTCATGTTAGGAACAGAGATAGTTGTAGATGGTGGATGGTCACAACTTTGA
- a CDS encoding winged helix-turn-helix transcriptional regulator produces the protein MFTKKISCSMLKSNSTNFLNEKALAEHCGVTYAMTLLTGRWKINILWMLKIGVNRYGSMKREIAGISEKMLTQRLKDLEEDGLIIRKDYKTIPPRVEYRLSEAGEKLSPILGLLSDWGDTIRPILDKNV, from the coding sequence ATGTTTACAAAAAAAATATCTTGTTCTATGCTAAAGTCAAATTCAACTAATTTTTTAAATGAAAAAGCTCTGGCTGAACATTGTGGAGTTACATATGCAATGACGCTCTTAACAGGACGTTGGAAGATTAATATTCTATGGATGCTTAAAATTGGAGTGAATCGATATGGATCGATGAAAAGAGAAATTGCGGGTATTTCAGAAAAAATGCTTACCCAGCGTCTAAAAGATCTTGAAGAAGATGGTTTAATAATTAGAAAAGACTATAAGACAATACCTCCCAGAGTAGAATATCGCTTAAGTGAAGCCGGTGAAAAGTTATCACCAATTTTAGGTCTGCTATCAGATTGGGGTGACACCATCAGACCAATTTTGGACAAAAATGTTTAG
- a CDS encoding recombinase family protein, translated as MNIGYARVSTQDQKLELQLSELQKYGCEMIFKEKQSAIKERPELDKMISHLRKGDTVVVWKLDRLGRSLRHLVNLVGSFKDMGVDFVSINDNIDTTTSQGRLMFNLFASFAEFEREMISERTKAGLAHARKYGRKGGRRPGISKEGKIKAWAALKRTRDSDTPIAQIQKELGLSKATYYRYLQWAEGEEKRKSGS; from the coding sequence ATGAACATAGGTTATGCCCGGGTTTCCACACAGGACCAAAAGCTGGAGTTGCAACTTTCGGAGCTGCAGAAGTATGGCTGCGAAATGATATTTAAGGAAAAGCAAAGCGCCATCAAAGAACGTCCGGAACTTGATAAAATGATTAGCCATCTGAGGAAAGGAGATACCGTGGTAGTCTGGAAGCTAGACCGCCTTGGTAGATCTCTCCGGCACCTGGTGAACCTGGTAGGTTCTTTCAAAGATATGGGAGTAGACTTCGTGAGTATCAATGACAATATTGACACCACCACCTCCCAAGGCAGGCTGATGTTTAACCTCTTTGCCTCCTTTGCCGAGTTTGAAAGAGAAATGATCAGTGAGCGTACAAAGGCAGGATTAGCACATGCCAGAAAGTACGGCCGAAAAGGAGGGAGGAGGCCAGGTATTTCAAAAGAAGGGAAGATAAAGGCCTGGGCAGCATTGAAGCGCACCAGGGATTCAGATACACCTATTGCTCAGATTCAAAAGGAGCTTGGGCTTTCCAAAGCTACATATTATAGGTATCTTCAGTGGGCTGAGGGAGAGGAGAAGAGGAAGAGTGGGAGTTGA
- a CDS encoding FRG domain-containing protein, whose product MNTLQREKLSKSISFDFPIDEYVNNFRNKGLIKKYFDTININLSKISVLSFMQHYGAPTPLVDFTRNIEIGIFFAIENLIGSEFQKSENIIDDYFSVFHINNENCKLIDIESN is encoded by the coding sequence ATTAATACCCTTCAAAGAGAGAAATTATCCAAATCAATTTCTTTTGATTTTCCTATTGATGAATACGTTAATAATTTCAGAAATAAAGGCTTGATTAAAAAGTATTTTGATACAATTAATATAAACCTTTCTAAGATTAGTGTTTTAAGTTTTATGCAACATTATGGAGCTCCTACACCCTTAGTTGATTTTACTAGAAATATAGAAATAGGAATTTTTTTCGCAATTGAAAATTTAATTGGAAGTGAATTTCAAAAAAGTGAAAATATAATTGATGATTATTTTTCAGTTTTTCATATAAACAATGAAAACTGTAAGTTAATTGACATTGAGAGTAATTGA
- a CDS encoding AIPR family protein, with protein MNPSLQDFSTINTHVERLKKDFNFEDSSNSFYFLALDLLFGLQDDEIRDAITDQHFLNTIGETSGKDRGIDAVLFDESTDTTEIHLFNFKYSGSFEKTKSNFPSGEIDKIIGFVNDLLSQEESIRDTLNPILYSKVEEIWKIFESQNPIFHVHLCSNLYEGLEGQEKSRFEKSISRHSNFHVHYHLITDFIELLTRKGKQIIDAKIRAIDKKFFEKSDGDIRALVTNVDIRDVLRIVINNEELRNKPDIEDYELLKQHEIQEDSFEDNVRVYLKQRSKINRNIKKTALSDESHRFFYYNNGITLTCDSFSYPKTQRSPIIELKNLQVVNGSQTIHALHEAFVENSDKFDDLDILCRIYQTENTKLTVKIAEYTNSQNPVQSRDIRSIDYIQQKLEHEFSAIDLFYERKKNQYYDRPKSKRLDAEKTGQVLMAMYNKQPSEAKNQKRIIFAERYEDIFNDSITADKVLLAYRLFEKIEVEKNATKEKLIKGVDDFEKSSYVSYASYWVLFFLAEFANKKGVSLTYSNLGQVWNLYPNVLLLIESLIEKEREFLKKKDEKYSHSLFFKYGKPKKHYEDLTEEDISQFLIE; from the coding sequence ATGAATCCATCATTGCAAGACTTTTCCACTATTAACACTCATGTTGAGCGTTTGAAGAAAGATTTTAACTTTGAAGACTCTTCAAATTCCTTTTATTTTCTTGCCTTGGATCTATTGTTTGGATTACAAGATGACGAGATTAGAGATGCAATAACTGATCAACACTTTTTAAATACTATTGGCGAAACTAGTGGGAAAGATCGAGGAATTGATGCAGTTCTATTTGATGAAAGTACTGACACAACGGAAATACATCTTTTCAATTTTAAATATTCCGGCAGTTTTGAAAAGACGAAATCTAATTTTCCCTCTGGAGAAATTGATAAAATAATTGGGTTTGTAAATGATTTACTTTCACAAGAAGAGTCAATTAGAGATACCTTAAACCCAATTTTATACTCCAAAGTAGAGGAGATTTGGAAAATATTTGAATCACAGAACCCTATTTTTCATGTTCATCTGTGCTCAAACCTTTATGAAGGTTTGGAGGGACAAGAAAAATCAAGATTTGAAAAATCAATTTCGCGTCATTCAAATTTTCATGTTCATTATCATCTAATCACGGATTTCATAGAACTTCTGACCAGAAAGGGAAAGCAGATTATTGATGCAAAAATACGAGCCATCGATAAGAAATTTTTTGAGAAATCTGATGGTGATATTCGTGCTCTAGTGACTAACGTTGACATTAGGGATGTTTTAAGAATCGTAATCAACAATGAAGAACTAAGAAATAAACCTGATATAGAGGATTACGAATTACTCAAACAGCATGAAATTCAAGAAGACTCATTTGAGGATAATGTTCGTGTTTACCTTAAACAAAGATCAAAGATTAATCGAAACATTAAGAAAACTGCCCTATCAGATGAAAGTCACAGGTTTTTCTACTATAATAATGGTATTACATTAACCTGTGATAGTTTCAGCTATCCAAAAACTCAAAGATCTCCCATTATAGAATTAAAGAACCTACAGGTAGTTAACGGAAGTCAAACGATTCACGCATTGCATGAAGCATTTGTTGAAAACTCGGACAAGTTTGATGATTTAGATATTTTGTGTCGAATTTATCAGACAGAAAATACCAAGTTAACTGTAAAAATTGCTGAATACACTAATAGCCAAAACCCCGTTCAAAGTAGAGACATTCGATCAATCGATTATATACAACAGAAATTGGAACATGAGTTTTCAGCTATTGACTTATTCTATGAACGTAAAAAAAATCAATATTATGATAGACCAAAGAGCAAGAGGTTAGATGCTGAAAAGACGGGTCAGGTTTTAATGGCCATGTATAATAAACAGCCATCTGAAGCTAAAAACCAAAAAAGAATCATTTTCGCAGAGAGATATGAAGACATTTTTAATGATTCAATTACAGCTGATAAAGTTTTGCTTGCCTACAGACTTTTTGAAAAAATTGAAGTCGAGAAAAATGCGACTAAAGAAAAGCTAATTAAAGGAGTAGATGATTTTGAAAAAAGTTCTTACGTTTCTTATGCATCCTACTGGGTTCTATTTTTCCTTGCAGAATTTGCGAATAAGAAAGGAGTTTCGCTCACATACTCAAACTTGGGGCAAGTCTGGAATCTTTATCCAAATGTGCTTCTTCTGATAGAATCCCTAATCGAAAAAGAAAGAGAATTTCTGAAGAAAAAGGATGAAAAATACTCTCATTCACTTTTCTTCAAGTATGGTAAGCCGAAAAAGCACTACGAAGACCTTACCGAAGAGGATATTTCACAATTTTTAATTGAATAA
- a CDS encoding SDR family NAD(P)-dependent oxidoreductase, with product MDILINNAGINGGSDPYTALEAQPQEFQAAFDVNVIGTSRVTKAFIDLLKNSEEPRIVNLSTSVGSLSLQSDPNWPAYHYAKYAVYGASKAALNMYTIHLAYELRDTNFKVNAICPGLTATDFTFGNGGEVETAARRVVKYATIGQDGPTGKFFSEETNPETEEIDW from the coding sequence TTGGATATCTTGATAAATAATGCAGGCATCAATGGAGGAAGTGATCCATATACCGCTTTAGAAGCTCAACCACAAGAATTTCAAGCTGCATTTGATGTTAATGTAATCGGGACATCAAGAGTTACGAAAGCATTTATTGATCTACTTAAAAATTCAGAAGAACCCAGAATCGTTAATTTAAGTACAAGTGTAGGGTCCCTTAGTTTACAAAGTGATCCAAACTGGCCAGCTTACCACTATGCGAAATATGCCGTGTATGGAGCTTCTAAAGCCGCTTTAAATATGTACACCATCCATTTAGCTTACGAACTTAGGGATACAAACTTTAAAGTAAATGCCATTTGCCCGGGATTAACGGCTACCGATTTCACATTTGGAAATGGCGGAGAAGTGGAGACTGCAGCAAGAAGAGTTGTAAAATATGCCACAATTGGCCAGGATGGACCAACAGGAAAATTCTTTAGTGAAGAAACAAATCCTGAAACAGAGGAAATAGATTGGTAA
- a CDS encoding AbiH family protein: MTIARNRKLVLIGNGFDLAHGLPTRYDDFIRWYLLQEIKGPPFSLIKDKHLITLEDGGAKFWPDEIEDYLDHILKTKTNQSLQSRRFSFENSFLKSIWDSFTDDKRWVDIEMDYYNLLKRCRGSDGRWNKNLAAELQADFTQVKELFSLYIKEIVTYDTNKVPLIFTSYFEKLDEKDAILNFNYTNVVSIYKTFNQANYDIYDIHGNLSKRDDVVFGFGDERDEFYEYLENLNDNSFLTHAKSFHYFKDDTYSKLERFIDNPRPFDVEIIGLSCGITDRTLLSYIFEHNSCEKIQIHYYKDFTNYLNVCMEISRHFKDKLSMRNKIRDFSACTACPQA, from the coding sequence ATGACAATAGCTCGAAATAGAAAGCTTGTATTAATAGGTAATGGATTTGATCTCGCACATGGTTTGCCTACAAGGTACGACGACTTCATTCGATGGTACCTATTGCAAGAGATCAAAGGTCCACCATTTTCTTTAATTAAGGATAAACATCTGATAACCCTTGAAGATGGAGGAGCAAAATTTTGGCCGGATGAGATAGAAGATTATTTAGATCATATTTTAAAAACTAAGACTAATCAATCGTTGCAATCTAGGCGATTTTCTTTTGAAAATAGTTTTTTAAAATCTATATGGGATAGCTTTACCGATGACAAAAGATGGGTTGATATTGAAATGGATTATTATAATTTATTAAAAAGATGTAGAGGAAGTGATGGTAGGTGGAATAAAAACTTGGCCGCTGAATTACAAGCTGATTTCACGCAGGTAAAAGAATTATTTTCACTTTATATAAAGGAGATTGTTACGTACGACACAAATAAGGTACCGCTAATTTTCACATCCTACTTTGAAAAGTTAGATGAGAAGGATGCTATCCTTAATTTCAATTATACCAATGTGGTTTCAATCTATAAAACTTTCAATCAAGCTAATTATGATATCTATGATATTCATGGCAATTTAAGTAAAAGGGATGATGTAGTATTTGGTTTTGGAGACGAAAGAGATGAATTCTATGAATACTTAGAGAATCTTAATGACAATAGCTTTCTAACCCATGCAAAATCATTTCATTATTTTAAGGATGACACTTATTCAAAATTAGAGCGTTTTATCGATAATCCCAGGCCATTCGATGTTGAGATCATCGGATTGTCTTGTGGAATAACAGATCGCACCCTGTTAAGCTACATTTTTGAACATAATTCTTGTGAAAAAATACAAATCCACTATTACAAAGACTTTACGAATTATTTGAATGTATGCATGGAAATAAGCAGGCATTTTAAAGATAAACTAAGTATGAGAAATAAAATCCGAGACTTTAGTGCTTGTACCGCCTGTCCGCAGGCTTAA
- the cphA gene encoding cyanophycin synthetase encodes MIIREIHALRGPNYWSVNRHKLIVMVLDIGDMEQRPTNTIDGFYERIKEKLPTLHEHTCSEGCLGGFFMRVEAGTWIGHVIEHIALEIQTLAGMDTGFGRTRGYGEEGVYNVVFSYMEEEVGLYAAKASVKLAMALVEDMPYDLETDIQAMRQIRERVRLGPSTGSIIEEAEVRNIPWMRLNQNSLCQLGYGVNQKRIQATVTSQTSNIGVEIACDKEDTKFLLEKSEIPVPKGEIIRTEEELKAAVEYIGYPLVIKPVSGNHGRGITTNIQTWNDAVDGFADAKLISNAIIVERYLEGEDYRLLVINYKLVAASRRTAAHIIGDGKSTIQGLIDLTNQDPKRGYGHEKVLTLIEINDMTLNILEEKGLTPLSVLKEGEVLKLKDTANLSTGGTAEDVTDLVHPYNIFMAERIAKIIDLDICGIDIITTDIGQPLPETGGAVLEVNAGPGFRMHLAPTKGLPRNVAGHVLDMLYPPGSSSRIPIIAVAGTNGKTTTTRLIAHMARMKGYKVGYTTTDGVYIQNRLMMAGDCTGPASAEFVLKDPTVDFAVLESARGGLLRAGLGFKNCDIGIVTNVAADHLGLKGIQTIEQLARVKGVIPDTVFPHGHAILNADDDLVYEMRTSVKSKVALFSLNEHNERIIQHAKSGGLSAIYENGYITICKGEWKMRVSKAINVPLTFEGKAIFMIQNLLAAVLAGYIRNFSIEDMKLAIESFIPSPALTPGRLNMFRFRDFDVLVDYAHNPAGLRALKQMIDKMEGYPKVGVIAGIGDRRVEDNMEIGAVAASMFDKIIIRQDKNLRGKSGDEIIEMVYDGIKSVEPNMPVSVITSENEAITSAIKAAQEGSLLVICSDAVQESLQLIMRFKEDEAKSLYDFG; translated from the coding sequence ATGATTATAAGAGAAATACATGCCCTTCGGGGTCCCAATTATTGGTCTGTAAACAGGCATAAGTTAATAGTGATGGTATTAGACATTGGTGATATGGAGCAGAGACCTACCAATACTATTGATGGTTTTTATGAAAGAATAAAAGAAAAGCTACCTACTCTGCACGAACATACCTGCTCTGAAGGGTGCCTTGGAGGATTTTTCATGAGGGTTGAAGCTGGGACATGGATCGGTCATGTGATTGAACACATAGCACTGGAAATCCAAACCTTAGCAGGAATGGATACTGGCTTCGGTAGAACTCGCGGTTATGGAGAGGAAGGAGTTTACAATGTGGTTTTCTCTTACATGGAAGAAGAAGTGGGCTTATATGCGGCCAAAGCTTCCGTTAAGCTTGCCATGGCCCTGGTAGAAGACATGCCTTACGATCTGGAAACAGATATTCAAGCAATGAGGCAAATAAGAGAAAGAGTAAGACTTGGGCCGAGTACTGGTTCTATTATAGAAGAAGCTGAAGTCAGAAATATTCCATGGATGCGCTTAAATCAGAATTCACTGTGCCAATTGGGTTATGGTGTGAACCAGAAAAGAATTCAGGCTACGGTGACCAGCCAAACCAGTAACATAGGGGTGGAAATCGCTTGCGATAAAGAGGATACCAAATTTCTATTGGAGAAGTCGGAAATCCCTGTTCCCAAGGGAGAAATTATAAGAACAGAAGAGGAATTAAAAGCGGCAGTTGAATATATTGGTTATCCACTGGTAATTAAACCAGTAAGTGGCAACCATGGCAGAGGAATTACTACAAATATTCAAACCTGGAATGATGCAGTGGACGGTTTTGCAGATGCAAAGTTAATTTCTAATGCTATTATCGTTGAAAGATATTTAGAAGGTGAAGATTATCGTTTATTGGTTATTAATTATAAGCTGGTAGCAGCATCCAGACGTACTGCAGCGCACATTATTGGTGATGGGAAATCAACTATCCAAGGGCTTATAGATTTGACAAACCAAGATCCTAAGCGTGGTTATGGACATGAAAAAGTACTTACTCTTATTGAGATAAATGATATGACCTTGAATATTTTAGAAGAAAAGGGACTTACCCCTCTTTCTGTACTAAAAGAAGGCGAGGTACTCAAGCTAAAAGATACTGCTAATCTAAGTACAGGAGGCACGGCTGAAGATGTAACTGACCTGGTACATCCTTATAATATTTTTATGGCAGAGCGTATAGCCAAAATTATTGACCTGGATATTTGCGGTATAGATATTATAACTACAGATATTGGTCAGCCTCTCCCTGAAACTGGAGGCGCTGTTTTGGAAGTGAACGCAGGTCCGGGATTTAGAATGCACCTGGCTCCCACGAAAGGATTACCAAGAAATGTAGCCGGCCATGTGTTGGACATGCTTTATCCACCTGGTTCTTCATCGCGAATTCCTATAATAGCCGTGGCTGGCACCAATGGAAAAACTACAACTACCCGCCTTATTGCACATATGGCTAGAATGAAGGGCTACAAGGTAGGTTATACCACTACTGACGGCGTGTATATCCAAAACAGGCTGATGATGGCTGGGGATTGCACCGGACCTGCCAGTGCAGAATTTGTACTTAAAGATCCTACGGTAGATTTTGCTGTGTTAGAATCAGCAAGAGGTGGCTTGTTAAGAGCGGGTTTAGGATTTAAAAATTGCGATATTGGTATCGTCACAAATGTTGCCGCTGATCATCTGGGCTTAAAAGGCATCCAAACTATAGAGCAACTGGCCAGGGTAAAGGGTGTTATACCAGATACTGTATTTCCTCATGGCCATGCCATACTAAATGCTGATGATGATTTAGTATATGAAATGAGAACCAGCGTAAAATCCAAAGTTGCACTCTTCTCTTTGAACGAGCATAATGAAAGAATAATCCAACATGCAAAAAGCGGTGGCTTGTCAGCAATATATGAAAACGGATATATAACTATATGCAAGGGAGAATGGAAAATGCGGGTTTCAAAGGCCATCAACGTTCCCTTAACTTTTGAAGGAAAAGCAATCTTTATGATTCAAAATTTACTTGCGGCAGTACTAGCGGGCTATATTAGGAATTTTTCTATCGAAGACATGAAGCTGGCCATAGAATCATTCATCCCGTCTCCTGCTCTGACTCCCGGTAGACTAAACATGTTTAGGTTTAGAGATTTCGATGTATTGGTGGATTATGCTCACAATCCTGCCGGACTCAGAGCATTAAAGCAAATGATAGATAAGATGGAAGGATATCCGAAAGTTGGCGTTATAGCTGGGATCGGCGACAGAAGAGTAGAGGATAATATGGAGATAGGAGCCGTAGCAGCCAGTATGTTTGATAAGATCATTATTAGGCAAGATAAAAACCTGAGAGGCAAATCAGGAGATGAGATTATTGAAATGGTTTATGATGGCATTAAAAGTGTAGAACCAAATATGCCGGTATCTGTAATTACTTCGGAAAATGAGGCTATTACAAGTGCTATAAAAGCGGCTCAAGAAGGCTCACTTTTGGTAATATGCAGTGATGCTGTTCAAGAATCTTTACAACTCATTATGCGATTTAAGGAAGATGAAGCCAAAAGTCTTTATGACTTCGGTTAA
- a CDS encoding cyanophycinase, producing the protein MKGILIPVGGSEAKGKSEKTGLDFIEEGILANVVKECGGPDCKIIVIPTASSIPRKVGANYLNAFKELGCTNVSISNIVDRDQCNDQETLKQFQDSHCVMISGGDQSRIADIIGGTELHALLTKKLREEKFVIAGTSAGAMAMSHQMIAGGSIKEAIIKGAVLMNKGLGFMPELVIDTHFIRRGRFGRLAEAIAIHPELVGIGLAEDTGLVIKNNHFKVIGSGMVVILDASELTHNAHEQLDAGTPISLSNLKTHILANGDQFKIDTEKISVISIHKALT; encoded by the coding sequence TTGAAAGGAATATTAATACCAGTAGGTGGGAGTGAAGCAAAAGGAAAGAGTGAGAAGACAGGACTCGATTTTATTGAGGAGGGAATACTTGCTAATGTAGTTAAGGAATGTGGCGGACCGGACTGTAAAATTATAGTCATACCCACGGCGTCAAGCATTCCCAGAAAGGTTGGAGCTAATTATCTGAATGCTTTTAAAGAACTAGGATGTACTAATGTTTCCATTTCTAATATTGTCGACCGAGATCAGTGTAATGATCAGGAAACGTTAAAGCAGTTCCAGGACTCACATTGTGTCATGATTTCTGGAGGGGATCAGTCCAGAATTGCTGATATCATTGGTGGTACTGAGTTACATGCATTGCTAACGAAGAAACTGAGAGAAGAGAAATTTGTGATAGCTGGTACCAGTGCTGGTGCTATGGCTATGTCTCATCAAATGATTGCTGGTGGGAGTATTAAAGAAGCCATTATAAAAGGGGCCGTTTTAATGAATAAAGGGCTAGGGTTTATGCCTGAACTAGTTATTGACACACACTTTATTAGAAGAGGAAGGTTTGGTCGGTTGGCCGAAGCTATTGCTATACATCCTGAATTGGTAGGTATAGGTCTTGCTGAAGACACAGGTCTAGTCATAAAAAACAATCACTTTAAAGTGATTGGTTCCGGAATGGTTGTGATATTAGATGCCAGTGAGTTAACACATAATGCCCATGAACAATTGGATGCAGGTACGCCTATCTCGTTGTCAAATCTTAAAACACATATTTTAGCTAACGGAGATCAGTTTAAAATAGATACCGAGAAAATATCTGTGATTTCCATTCATAAGGCGCTTACGTAA
- a CDS encoding peroxiredoxin-like family protein yields the protein MNSPKNNYQENLKGLQDNLANMLPEEALEIFDADAKSLQKNHSSIIKLQVGDKAPDFSLSNATGKTIRLTQLLQNSKVVLTFYRGSWCPYCNLQLAHYQQSVDEIHALGAELVAISPQTPDESLNMQEKNELKFEVLSDEGNNVARKYTTVFKNAEAPLNTMKNLGIDFDAHYSDDSKELPVPAVFVIEKDSTVSFAKSLGGDYRNRVEVSEIINHLKNK from the coding sequence ATGAATTCACCAAAAAACAACTATCAGGAAAATTTAAAGGGCTTGCAAGATAATTTAGCGAATATGCTTCCAGAAGAAGCACTTGAAATATTTGATGCCGATGCTAAAAGTCTTCAGAAAAACCACTCGTCCATTATCAAGCTGCAAGTTGGCGACAAAGCACCAGACTTTTCACTTAGTAATGCTACCGGTAAAACAATACGTTTAACCCAATTACTGCAAAATAGTAAGGTTGTCCTAACATTTTATAGAGGATCTTGGTGTCCCTATTGCAATCTACAGTTGGCTCATTACCAACAATCAGTAGATGAGATTCATGCACTAGGAGCGGAGTTAGTTGCGATCTCTCCACAAACTCCTGATGAGTCTTTAAATATGCAGGAGAAAAACGAACTCAAATTTGAGGTCTTGAGTGATGAAGGAAATAATGTTGCACGAAAATATACCACTGTATTTAAAAACGCTGAGGCGCCGCTAAATACGATGAAAAATCTTGGAATAGATTTTGACGCACACTATTCTGACGATTCAAAAGAGTTACCAGTTCCTGCAGTTTTTGTCATCGAAAAGGACTCAACCGTTTCGTTTGCAAAATCTCTCGGTGGCGATTACAGAAATCGGGTAGAGGTCTCAGAAATCATCAACCATTTAAAAAATAAGTAG
- a CDS encoding T9SS type A sorting domain-containing protein — MINISVTESCFEPYYFTIYNSLGQLLIRRYIKDQSTILNIDFLSAGCYFIIIENQAQVVRKIILN, encoded by the coding sequence ATGATTAATATCTCGGTTACTGAATCATGTTTCGAACCCTATTATTTTACTATTTATAATAGCCTTGGACAGTTGTTAATCCGCAGATACATAAAAGATCAAAGTACTATACTTAACATAGATTTTTTATCAGCAGGATGCTACTTCATCATTATAGAAAATCAAGCGCAGGTTGTGAGAAAAATTATCTTGAACTAA